A portion of the Magnolia sinica isolate HGM2019 chromosome 17, MsV1, whole genome shotgun sequence genome contains these proteins:
- the LOC131230886 gene encoding actin-depolymerizing factor, whose protein sequence is MANSASGMAVNDDCKLRFLELKAKRNFRFIVFKIDERIQQVMVERLGEPHESYDDFAACLPANECRYAVYDFDFTTNENCNKSKIFFVAWSPDTSRVRSKMLYASSKDRFKRELDGIQVELQATDPSEMSIDIIKARAL, encoded by the exons atg GCGAACTCAGCATCTGGAATGGCGGTGAATGATGATTGTAAGCTGAGGTTCTTGGAGCTGAAAGCGAAGCGGAACTTCCGATTCATCGTGTTCAAGATCGATGAGAGGATACAGCAGGTGATGGTGGAGAGGCTGGGGGAACCCCACGAGAGCTATGATGATTTCGCTGCCTGTTTGCCTGCTAATGAATGCCGCTATGCTGTCTACGATTTTGATTTCACCACCAACGAGAACTGCAACAAGAGCAAGATCTTCTTCGTTGCTTG GTCCCCTGACACATCAAGGGTGAGGAGTAAGATGTTGTATGCAAGCTCCAAGGACAGATTCAAGAGAGAGCTTGATGGAATTCAGGTGGAATTGCAAGCCACAGATCCGAGCGAGAtgagcattgatatcatcaaggCTCGAGCCCTCTAA
- the LOC131230652 gene encoding RNA-binding NOB1-like protein: MEADSLPPPSSRCWTDIVQKPPPQKPQEPPISNRIMFDSCKSSKGVAVAVVDANAIIQGGEKLASCADKFVSVREVLEEVRDPVSRRRLDFLPFTVETMEPSPDALKKVINFAKATGDLQTLSDVDLKLIALTYMLEAQFHGTNHLRDSPPSLHMVNVKRLPEKEMPGWGSNVPNLAEWEALENDASSDLGSSRILPLKDLSLNVPMDGQSGSGNVIPETGGDAEAENQEGGDHGFSNTRRFIHPKKEIKIEGKKMVADGIDASQGEAAADDSDWMPAVSRSTHRRYIRRKARRESAEALEKLEPDEVASTDAEITENAAGSVPEESKSEQTEAFLHESSKGMQAANWISKDEAAEVGIDGDDNLSTILKNMRLEEESSELLKDDQEVAEVEPYDSVMDQKSLDNEDVVAENRVEISGEGLDHLEISSQTDESIDTSQVDDNGSEQSWMLRSLSDSSVACVTSDFAMQNVILQIGLRLLAPGGMQIRQLHRWILKCHACNRVTAEIGRIFCPKCGNGGTLRKVSVTVGENGVVLAARRPRITLRGTKFSLPLPQGGREAITKNLILREDQLPQKLLYPKFKKKPNKQGVEFLSSDDIFSHTADKRAPLKPPVRKALAVFSGRRNPNDNHFSRSKH, translated from the exons ATGGAGGCTGATTCTCTTCCTCCTCCATCCAGCCGCTGCTGGACGGACATCGTACAAAAGCCCCCACCGCAGAAGCCGCAGGAACCGCCGATCTCGAACCGCATCATGTTTGACAGTTGCAAGTCGAGCAAGGGCGTGGCGGTGGCTGTGGTGGACGCCAACGCCATAATTCAAGGTGGGGAGAAGCTGGCGAGCTGCGCCGACAAGTTCGTGTCGGTGCGGGAGGTCCTTGAGGAAGTGCGGGACCCGGTCTCTCGCCGCAGGCTCGATTTCTTGCCCTTCACTGTCGAAACGATGGAGCCTTCTCCAGATGCCTTGAAGAAGG TTATCAACTTTGCGAAGGCGACTGGGGACTTGCAGACTCTTTCTGATGTTGATCTTAAGCTAATTGCTCTGACTTACATGTTGGAAGCTCAGTTCCACGGGACTAACCATCTTAGGGACAGCCCTCCGTCACTGCACATGGTCAATGTGAAAAGACTGCCCGAGAAAGAAATGCCTGGGTGGGGCTCCAACGTGCCTAACTTGGCAGAGTGGGAAGCTCTAGAAAATGATGCAAGCTCAGATTTGGGTTCCTCCCGGATCCTCCCACTAAAAGACCTCAGCTTGAATGTCCCAATGGATGGTCAAAGTGGGTCCGGAAATGTAATACCAGAGACTGGTGGTGATGCGGAAGCTGAGAATCAAGAGGGTGGGGATCACGGATTTAGTAACACTAGAAGGTTCATTCATCCGAAGAAAGAGATTAAGATTGAAGGAAAAAAGATGGTAGCTGATGGAATTGATGCCTCACAAGGAGAAGCTGCTGCTGATGACAGTGATTGGATGCCAGCCGTCAGTCGGAGCACTCACAGGAGATATATAAGAAGAAAAGCAAGGCGTGAATCGGCTGAGGCATTGGAGAAACTCGAGCCAGATGAGGTGGCAAGCACAGATGCTGAAATTACCGAAAATGCTGCAGGTAGTGTTCCCGAGGAGAGCAAATCGGAACAGACTGAAGCTTTCTTGCATGAAAGTTCCAAGGGGATGCAGGCTGCAAATTGGATTTCGAAAGATGAAGCAGCTGAGGTTGGTATTGATGGAGATGATAATCTCTCAACTATCTTAAAAAATATGAGATTGGAAGAAGAATCCTCTGAGCTTCTCAAAGATGATCAAGAAGTTGCGGAAGTGGAACCTTATGACTCTGTGATGGACCAAAAAAGCCTAGATAATGAAGATGTTGTAGCTGAAAACAGAGTTGAAATATCAGGCGAGGGATTGGATCACTTAGAGATCTCTAGCCAAACAGATGAAAGCATTGATACTTCTCAAGTGGACGATAACGGTAGTGAACAGAGTTGGATGCTCCGATCTTTGTCTGACTCGAGTGTAGCATGTGTGACAAGTGACTTTGCAATGCAAAATGTGATTCTGCAGATTGGTTTGCGGCTTCTAGCACCTGGCGGAATGCAGATTCGTCAGCTGCATAG GTGGATTTTGAAGTGTCACGCCTGCAATAGAGTAACTGCAGAGATTGGGAGGATATTCTGTCCAAAATGTGGCAACGGTGGCACTCTACGTAAGGTATCTGTTACAGTCGGTGAAAATGGGGTTGTTCTAGCAGCTCGTCGGCCACGTATTACCCTTCGAGGCACAAAA TTTTCACTACCTCTGCCTCAAGGTGGAAGAGAGGCCATCACCAAGAACCTCATTTTACGTGAAGATCAACTCCCTCAGAAACTCCTCTACCCGAAATTCAAGAAGAAACCCAATAAACAG GGAGTGGAATTTCTGAGTTCAGATGATATCTTTTCTCACACTGCTGACAAGCGAGCCCCATTGAAGCCTCCTGTTCGAAAAGCTTTGGCAGTTTTCAGCGGAAGGAGGAACCCTAACGACAATCATTTCTCTCGTTCGAAGCATTAG